From Halorientalis litorea:
CCCGCTCAGGCGGGCGAACTCGTCGGGCCGGAACCAGTTCGCACAGAACCGCAGGATGGCGATGAACATCAGCCCCCCTCCCAGCCCGATGAGTGCCCGCGCGGCGAACGCGACGACGTACGACTGGGCGAGCGCGAACCCGAGCGCGCCGACGCTCATCACCACCGCCCCACCCGTCACCGACCGGCGGCTTCCGAGACGGTCCGCGATGATGCCGGCCGGCAACTGCATCGCGGCGTAGACGTAGAAAAACGAGGCGTGGAGCGTCCCGAGTGCCGCCCCCGACGTGTCGAACGCCCGCGTGAGTCGTTCCGCGAGGACGGCCGTCGAGAGGCGGTGGACGCTGACGAGCGCGAACACCGCGGCCAGCACCCCCCACACTATCCAGCGCCGTTTCGTCGGGTCCGACCAGATGCGCACGGAAAGCGGTGCGCTGTGGACGGTGTTAAATCTCGCGGGTTTCAGCCTGTCACTGTTTGCCACAGTTAGCGAGCGGTGAACATTGTAACGTCACGGGCGCGGCGACGGCCCACCCGCAGTTCGGGGTGTCGCTCAGTCTCGGTCGTTTTCCGCGTCGAGAATGGCCCGTGAGTCGAACCGGTCGGCGAGCGAGGCGTTGATTATCTCCCAGTCGGTCCGTGACCCGGGCGTCGTCGTCGCGAACTCGTGGAACCCGCTGTTGGCGTTGTAGTTCATCACGCTGGGGTACTCGGCGAAGGAGTACCGCCGGCTGTCGACACCCGGGAAGCGGCCGCCGATGCCGAGCAGGTGACCGAGTTCGTGGAGGAAGATGTCCGTCGTCACTTCGTCGTCCGTCTGTTCTTCGACGAACGCGAGCGGCGGTGATTCACCTCCGTAGGCGACGCCGTCGACGGGCATCTGCCGCCCGGAGGACCGGGACACTTGGCCGACGATGCGGATGTCGTAGTACCCCGGGAAGTCCGACCCGCGGACGACTTCGGGGTTCTCGTCCTGTTGGTCGAGGTCACCGGTGGTGTATCCGTCGGCGGCACAGACGTACTCGATGGGGTAACCGCGCGTCAGCGGTTCGCTACAGGTGAGTTCGTCGTCGAAGTAGACGTGCAACTGGATGCCGTTCGACCCGTCGGGGTTCGACACCGGGGCAGTCGCGAACTCCCGTTCGAGGTCACGAATCTGGCGGTCCGAGACGCGCTCCGTGTAATCTACTTCGACGAAGATGTCCTTGCGGAGCGGGTCGGCGTCCGGATACAGGTCGGCCATCTCCGCCTCGGCACCGTCGGGCAGACTGTCCCCGTCCGTGTCGGCGGTCGTCGGGTCCGTCTCGTACTCGGACACCTCTTCGGCGTCGGTCAGGCCGTCCCCGTCCGTGTCGGCTGCCGTCGGGTCCGTCCCGTACTCGGACAGTTCCTCGCTGTCCGAGAACCCGTCCCCGTCCGTGTCGGCGACTGTCGGGTCGGTTCCGTGCTCCGTAACTTCCGCGCCGTCGGACAGGCCGTCCTCGTCCGTGTCGGCGACCGTCGGGTCCGTCCCGTATTCGTCAACTTCCGCGCCGTCGGACAGGCCGTCACCGTCCGTGTCGGCGACCGTCGGGTCGGTTCCGTGTTCGCGCTCTTCTACTCGGGAGAGTCCGTCGTCGTCACCGGGCGTCGGCGTCGGTTCCGGGGTCGCGGTGGTCTCCGTTCCGTCTACCGGCGTGTCCGTTCCGTCCGTCGATATGTCCGGTGCCGCCGAGTCCGTACTCGTCGGCTCGGGCTCGGTCGGTTCGGGTTCAGAGTCACCCGGCAGTTGTGAGTCGAGTCCCCCACAACCGGCCAGTAACAGCAGTACGCAGACGGCAAGCGGTATCGCTTTTCGCACACTTCTCCGTGTTTCGACGCGGACAAAATTATTTTTCGTTTACACGCCGGGACTCCCGGCCGGCGGTGTGGTGATTCGCCGCTCGGACGACACCACGGCCAAACCCACCGGAGAGGGATAGTAGCCGGTCCATTACCAAGTCGTTGCAGGCCGAACGGGCGACCATGGGAGACCGGAACCGTGGTCGCGGGCGGCAGACGCCGCAGAGCGACAGGGCGCATCTCCTCGTCAGGACGTGCCGGGACCTCGAGGAGACGCTGGAGACTGTCGACCTCGACGCCGACGACGCGGCGGCGGACGCCGTGATAGTCGCGCTCCGGGCGGCGGACTACGCATACGCGCTGGAGACGGAGACCGACAGTCGGCCGGCCGTGGGTCCGTTCGCCGAGTGACGGCGGTCAGTACGTGTCGATGTTGGTACCGACCGAACAGACGTACTCGCCGGATGAGACCTGTGGAAGGCGGCGTGCGCGCCAGAACACGCCGGAAGAGTCGGCGGTGACCTCGGCCTTGCGCTGGCCGAACACGTCGGTCACCTCGAAGAGGAGTTGGTTGCGCGTGACGCGTTCGCCCAGTTCCGCGTGGACGGTGACGAGGCCACCGACCGGCGCGCCGTACTGCTCGAACCCGGTCGCCCGCGTCTGTGGGTCGGGAGCGCGCGTACCGTCGGTGAACCCGTAGTAGTCGAGGACGTTCAGCACGCCCCGGACACCGATTTCGATGGACTGCTCGTCCCACCCGACCGACCCGCCGAGTTCGGGGTCGATGGTCGGGATGCCCTCGTCGGGGCCAGCGCGGGCGAGTTGGCCGTCGGGGCCTTTCTGGTCCAGGATGTACCCACAGCCGAAGGCCTTCGCGAGTTCGAGACACTCGTCGTGGAGGCGGTGACGGGACCCACACCGGACGCGGCACTCCTCTATCATCCGGGAGGTCGACCCCTGATGGAGGTCCAGAACGAGGTCCGCGCGGGTGGCGGCGTCGAACGTCGCGGCCGCGATGCGTTCGCTCGACGTGCCCCTCGCGTCGCCGGGGTACGTCCGGTTCATCTTCGTGTCGTCGACCGGGTTGCGGTGTTCGGCGACCTGGAACCCGTGGTAGTTGACGATGCCGACGACCAGGATGGTCCCCGCGATGTCGTCGGGGTCGAGACGGGGGAGGAGCCGCTGGACGACGCCGACGCCGTTGAGTTCGTCGCCGTCGCTGGCGGCCTGCACGTAGAGCGTCTGTCCGCTGTCGGCACCGTTGACGACGGCGACGGGGAGGCCGACGTCGGAGCCGTCGCGGGTCTCGCCGACGAACAGCCGTCCGGTGTCGATTTCCCCGGGTGCCGCACTCGCCGTACCGAGGCTAGTCATTACAGTGAAGCCGCGGCCCCACGGTCTTAGGCCGTTCGATACGCACGGTCACCTGCCGGGACTGGCGAGCGGCGTGTCGAGACGAGGGGGCGGACCGACGCGATTTTGAGCGGGCGGTCCCTACATCGCGACGTGGCATCCGACAGCGACGACACGAGCGGGCCGGCCGCACTCATGGCGGCACTGAACGTCCAGCGGAACGCACGGGTCGGGTTCGTCGCCGGCCTCGTCGTCACCGTCGCCATCTTCGTCTTCTTCGTCGTCGTCCCCGGCGTGCGACGGTCACCACTGTACTACGTCGGACTCGCGTTCGTCCTCGCCGTCGGCCTCGGCGGCCTGCTGACGATGGGGCTGACGATGGTGAGCGCGTATCGGCTCTCGAAAGAACTCTAACCGGCCGCCGCGAGCGCGGCGAGTCGGTCGGCCCCGTCGCGGGTCCCCTTGGCGATGAGAACGTCCCCACCGTGGAGTCGCGTCTCCGGGCCGGGAGAGACGACCCAGCCGCTGTCGTGGGTCCCGGTGTCGGCGTCCGGCCCGTCCTGTCCACGCCTGACGGCGATGACGCGCATTCCCGTCTCCGTCTTGACCATCGCGTCGCCGAGCGTCGTATCGGCGAGCATCGCGTCCGCCGCGACGGTGGTCCGGACGATGACTTCGTCGGACTCTCTGACCGCCTCCGCGACGACGGGATGGGTCCCCAACCCGCGGAGGACGCCCTCGCTGATTTCGAGCGCGGCGTCGCTGATGACCTCGGTGGCGTTGGCCAGACGGACGAGTCCCCGGAGCGAAACCGGGTCTTCGACGCGGCCGGCCGCCCGCAGCGTCCACGCCTCGAAGCGCGACTGGAGGGCGTCGACCTCGGCTTCGAGGTTCAGCACCTCCTCGGCCACGTCGGCGGCGTCGAATAGCACCGCGCCGTAGGCGAGGTCGACGGCTAGTTCGCTCATGTTCTTCATGTGGACGATGGAGTCGACCGCCCGTTCGAGGTCGTCGATGGCGGGTTCGGGGGCCGTCGGGGAGGCGTACGCGTCGCCGGTCGCGTCGGCGTACACCTCGGTAATGCCCGCTTCGGGGCCACGAAACAACACCACGTCGTCGACGGTCAGCGTCGTCTCCGGGCCGGGGTTGAACAGCCACCCGTCGGGGCGACGGATGGCGATAGCCCGCACGCCGGTCTCGGTTTCGAGGTTCATGTCGCCGAGCGTCCGCCCCGCGAGCGGGGAGTCGGGGACGATGGTCGCCCGGACGAGCGTCTCGACGGCTTCGGGGAGGGTCGCACGCATCGCGTCGGGGAGGCCGATGTCCTCCAGCACTATCTTGGCGATGTCGCCGGCCGCGTCGGATATCTTCTCGGCGGCACCGACGACGCCGAGGACGGGTGCGAGGCCTTCGGCGTCCGAGGGATTGCGCGCGGCCATCAGGAGGCTCATCCGGGCGCGCAACTGGAGGAGGTCCATCCGCTCTTCGAGTTCCAGCACCTCCTCTGCGAGTTCCTCGTTGCCGAACAGGACGGCGGAGTACGAGAGGTCGATGAGGAGTTCGGAGGTGTCTTTCATCTCCGCCAGTACCTCGACGACCCCGACCGGTTCGTACCCCACATCGTCGGCTGCCATCTCCCCTACCTCCACGGCCGCGACTCAAAAACGTTGCCCGGTGGCTGCCTCGCGGTGTGTCCGCGCGGGTCCGAACAGCACGGGATTCGTCGGCCGGGAGGCGTCGCAGGTGGGCATACGTTCACTCCCGAGGGGGTGGACCCACCGAGCGTTCCGGGACAGAAGATAATACTTTTGCCGGAAGGTAGTCAACGGGGGGGTATGTCCGACGAGCTCAAGAAGGGTCTCGAGGGTGTCCTCGTCGCCGAGTCGGAACTCAGCTTCATCGATGGTGACGAAGGTCAACTCGTCTACCGCGGGTACTCCATCGACGACTTGGCGCGGGACGCCAGCTACGAAGAGGTTCTGTACCTGCTGTGGCACGGCCACCTCCCCGACAGCGACGAACTGGCCGAGTTCACCGACGCGATGCGTACCGAGCGGTCGCTGGACGACGACGTGGTCGAACTCGTCCGCACGCTCGCCGCACAGGACGAGAACCCGATGGCCGCGCTCCGAACGGCCGTCTCCGCGCTGTCGGCCTACGACCCCGACGCCGGTGCCGACACGCAGGACCGCGAGGCCAACCTCCGGAAGGGTCGGCGCATCACGGCGAAGATGCCGACCATCATCGCGGCCTTCACTCGCGCCCGCGACGGCGACGACATCGTCGCGCCCCGGGAGGACCTCGGCCACGCCGAGAACTTCCTCTACATGCTCAACGGCGAGGAACCCGACGAAGTGCTCGCCGAGACGTTCGACATGGCGCTGGTCCTGCACGCCGACCACGGCCTGAACGCCTCGACGTTCTCCTCGATGGTCATCTCCTCGACGCTCGCGGACCTCCACTCTGCGATTCCCGGCGGCATCGGCGCGCTCTCCGGGTCGCTCCACGGCGGCGCGAACCAGGACGTGATGGAGGCCCTGCTCGAACTCGACAACTCCGGCAAAGACCCCGTCGAGTGGGCAGAGGACAAACTCGAAGCCGGCGAGCGCGTCCCCGGCTTCGGCCACCGCGTCTACAACGTCAAGGACCCGCGCGCCCGCATCCTCGGCGAGAAGTCCAAGGCACTGGGCGAGGCGGCCGGAACGCCCCGCTGGTACGAGTACTCGATGGCTATCGAGGAGTGGATGGCAGACGAGAAGGGGCTCGCCCCGAACGTCGACTTCTACTCCGCCTCCACGTACTACCAGATGGGCATCCCAGTCGACATCTACACGCCAATCTTCGCCATGTCCCGCGCCGGCGGCTGGATAGCCCACATCCTCGAACAGTACGACGACAATCGGCTCATCCGCCCCCGTGGCCGGTACATCGGCCCGGACACCCGCGAGTTCCCCAGCGTCGACGAGCGGTAACCACGCGAGCGGACGGTATGGATGGACAGTTTCAGGTGGTGAAACGGGGAGAAAGGAAGCGAACGGCGGGCACTTGTTCGTTCGAAGTTACGGCAGCGGAGGCGTAATGACCGTCGTCCTGGTACGGGCTCATTCCGCGAACGCCGCGAGGACATCTTCGAAAGTCGGTGCGAGCGACTCGGCGATGTCGGTCGTGGTAACGATACCTACCAAGGTTCCGTCGTCAACGACGGGGAGTTTCTTGATGTTGTTGTCCTGCATTCGCGCGCTCGCGTTTCGGACAGCCTGGTCGTGGTCGATTGTAATGACGGCCTCGGTCATCAGTTCGCGCACGCGGAGACGCTCGGCGTCGTGGCCTGCACAGACACCACGGACGATGTCGCTCTCCGTGACGATGCCAGCGATGTCGTCGTCACCCTCGACGACGAGTGCACCAATACGCTCGTCCCAGAGGATGCGCGCTGCTTCAGTCACCGACATGTCGGAGTCGATTGTTCGCACCGGACTCGTCATGACGTTGCGGACGGGATTTTCTAATCTATCGGCATCCATATGTACTACCGGGCTCCGTTTCCGATTGTCTTCATTAACGATTATTATATTAAAAATCTATCGGCTCCTGTGACGGTCGGAGTCCGTTCCGGCAGGTCAGCTGAGCCACTCGTGTATCTCGTCGGCGAGGGGGCCCTCACGGATGACTTCGCTGGCGGAGACGTCCACGACGGTACTCCCGCCGCCGGGCGTCGCTCCGCCGTCGACCAGAACCGCGGCGGCGTCGCGGATTCGGTCGCCGAGGGCGTCGAGTTCGCGGACGCTCCCCGTGCCGCTGACGTTCGCGCTGGTCGCGGTGACAGGCGCGAACTCGCGGAGGAGCGACAGGGCGACGTCGTGGTCCGGAACCCGAACGCCCACGCGGTCACGGCCCGCGGTCAGAATGTCCGGGACCATCTCGCGTTTCTCGACGACGACGGTGACGGGTCCGGGGAGGAACGCGTCCATGAACTCGCGTTCGCGGGCCGTCGGTGCGGTGTACTCGGTGGCCGTCGCCACGTCGGGGACCGCGAGCGAGACGGGTTTCTCGCGGTCTCGGCCTTTGGCCGCGAAGACGCGGGAAACGGCGTCTTCGTCCAGTGCGTTCGCGCCGAGGCCGTACACCGTCTCCGTCGGGTAGACCACGAGGTCACCGGCCGCGAGGGCGGCGGCGGCGTCGGTCACGTCGGTCATGCCCCCGTCTCGGCCGGGAACGGGCAAAAGTCGGTCGCTACAGGTCCGCCAGCGCGGCCTCGATGTCGTCGTAGTCCGGGAAGTCCGGCCACTCGTCGGCGACCCACGCGTACTGGACCACGCGGTCCTCGTTCAGCAGGAAGACGGCGGGTCGGGGTTCCTCGATACCGGCCATCCCGTCGAGGTCGTTGACGATATCGTAGGCCTCGGCGACGCCGTTTTTCGGGTCCGAGAACAGCCGGTAGTCCATCCCGCGCTGGGCGATGGTCGTCTTGTGTTCGTACGGCGTGGAGATGGAGAGGCCGACGACCTGCAGAGTCCCATCAGTTTCGCGGTGGCCCCAGTTGCGGTCCCGTATCTCGTTCCAGATGTACGTCGTCGGGAAGTCGCCGTCCATGGGGTGGAAGACGAGCAGGACCGGTCCCTCGGCGGTCAACTCCGAGAGGGCGGTGTCCTCCCAGTACTCGTCGGTGACCAGCGGCCGCTCGAAGTCGGGGGCCTGCTCGCCGACCGCCGGGGGGTCGACCGCCGGGAGGTCGACCACCTCGAAGTCCAGTTCCATCACGCACCCTCCCCGTACGTTCCGTCGAGGTACGCGACGATGTTGGCACTCTCGGACATCGTGACGCCGGTACGCTCGTCGACGATTGCCGGGACGGTCCGCTTGCCCGAGATGCGTTTGACCACGTCCCGCTTCGAGTGGCGTGCCTCGACGAACCGCGAGCGGTAGTCGAGGTCGTACTCGTCCAGTTTGCGTACGACGCGCTCGCAGAAGGGACACCCCTGCAACCGGTAGAGGGTGATGGATGGGTCGCTCATCGGGTCGTACGTACGGGACAGTTCAGGGTAAGCCTTCGGGCGTCCGCACGCGCCGCACGAACGCGACCGACCGACGGGTGGCGTCTCGTCGCCGTCCGGTCCGGAACAGAAACGGGGGACAGTGGCGTGTTCGGGCTATGACAAGCCTTAATCCGACCCGTAGCAAAATTCGGCGATAATGGGTGTAGTCTCGGCACTCGGCGTCGGGTTCGATACGATACCACTCGCCACCGACGTGTTCGGTGTGGTCCTCACCGACGGGTTCGTTATCGGTGTTGGCCTCCTCGTCATTCTGTTGCTGTTGCTACTCTCGGCGTTTTTTTCCTCGTCAGAGATAGCCATGTTCTCGCTCGCAGCACACCGCGTCGACGCCCTCGTCGAGGACGGCACGCCGGGCGCGCGAACGCTACAGGGACTCAAAGAGGACCCCCACCGACTGCTCGTGACGATTCTGGTCGGGAACAACCTCGTCAACATCGCCATGTCGTCCATCGCTACGGGGTTGCTGGCGATTCTGCTGGACGACCAAGGGCTGGCGGTGCTGGCTTCGACGTTCGGCATCACGGCTCTGGTCCTCCTGTTCGGCGAGAGCGCGCCCAAATCCTACGCCGTCGAGAACACCGAGTCGTGGGCGTTGACCATCGCCCGCCCGCTGAAGTTCGCCGAGCGGACGCTGTGGCCCCTCATCGTCGTCTTCGACTTCCTCACACAGCAGGTCAACCGCATCACCGGCGGGCAGTCCGCCATCGAGACGTCGTACGTCACCAGACAGGAGATACAGGACATCATCGAGACGGGCGAGCGCGAGGGCGTGCTGGACGAGGACGAACGCCAGATGCTCCAGCGGACGCTCCGGTTCAACAACACCATCGCCAAGGAGGTGATGACCCCGCGGTTGGACATGACCGCCGTGTCCGCCGACGACAGCATCGAGGAGGCCATCGAGACGTGCGTGCAGAGCAGTCACACGCGCCTCCCGGTGTACGAGGGAAGTCTGGACAACATCATCGGGACGGTCAACATTCGGGACTTGGTGCGTGACCTCGAATACGGCGAAGTCGACGGCGACCTCGAACTCGAAGACGTGCGCGAGCAGACCCTGCACGTCCCCGAGTCCAAGAACGTCGACGAGTTGCTCGCCGAGATGCGCGACGAGCGCATGCACATGGTCGTCGTCATCGACGAGTTCGGGACGACGGAGGGACTGGTGACGATGGAGGACCTCACCGAGGAAATCGTCGGCGAGATTCTGGAGGGCGAGGAAGAAGAGCCCATCGAGTTCGTCGGCGACGACGCCGTCCTCGTCAAAGGCGAGGTCAACATCGAGGAGGTCAACGAGGCACTCGACATCGACATCCCCGAGGGCGAGGAGTTCGAGACCATCGCCGGGTTCATCTTCAACCTCGCCGGGCGACTGGTCGAGGAAGGCGAACACATCGAGTACGACGGCGTCGAAATCCGCGTCGAACAGGTCGAGAACACCCGCATCATGAAAGCGCGCGTCGAACGCGTCGCCACCGCCGGAGAGACGGACGAAGAGGGCACGCCGACGGACACCGAGTCCGAAGAAGCGCGGACCGACTGAGTACCGGCGGCGACGGACCGCCGACTGCTGGCGGCCTACGGCGGTTCGCCACGGCGGCCGACGGCCCGGCGGACGCGTGTGACCGCCGCCCGGAACTGTGCGTCACCGCGGAGGACGTGCGCGAGGATGTCACCGGCACCGGCGAGGAAACCGGCCAGCAGGACGGCCACGGTGACGCCGAGACCGAACGTCACCGCGAGCCCGCCGCCGAGGAGGCCGCCGACGGCCGCGGCGACGGCGGACTGTCCGGGCGTGTCACAGAGGGGAATCACAGCCGACGTTGGGGACGGTTCGACAAAAACCTACCCGAGGAGCGCGTCGACGGCGGTGAACACGCCGTAGCCGAGGCCGAACGCCAACGCGAGCGAGAGTATCCACGCGAGGACGGTGTAACCCATCTTCTTCCCGCTCACGTCGCCGCCGCCGGCGGCGAACCCGCTGCCGATGATGGCCGAGACGATTATCTCGTTGAACGAGACGGGGATGCCGAAGAACACGGCCGTCTGTGCGATGGCGAAGGAGGGGATGAGCGCGGCGATGGAGCGGCGCGGCCCGAGTGCCGAGTAGTCCTGTGAGAGTGCCTTTATCATCCGGGGCGCGCCGGTCCAGGACCCGACGAGGAGGCCGAAGCCACCGCCGAGCAGGACGGCCGGCAACGGCAGGTTGTAGGGGTCGAGCAGTGGGAGGAGGGGTCCCAGCGCGAGGCCGACCTGACTCCCGCCGGCCGAGAACGCGACCAGCGCGCCGAGCGCGAGCAGGAAGTGTCGCTGGCCCGCCTCCGCGTCCGCCCGAATGTCGAACCAGAGGACGACGGCGACGGCGAGTGCCGCAAGCAGTGTCACCACGGCGTACGTGCCGAGAGCTGGAATCGCGTCGCCCACGCGAGTCGTCGCGACGGCGGTGAGCGAGGCGGCCTCGCCCGCCGGCCCGAGCAGGACGAACTCCGTGTTGGCGAGGATGGCCCCGACGACGCCCGCGAGCGCGGGCACTGCGAGGCGTTCGGGGACGCGCTCGTTTCTGAGCATCCGGGCAGTTCCGTAGGCGATGCCGCCGCCGACGAACGGCGTGGCGGCCCACAGCGCGGCAATCTCGCCGTACTTGGACCACGCCGGGTCACCGCCGAGTGCCAACCCGACGCCGACGACGGCCCCAGTGACGGTGAAGGCAGTGGCGATGGGGTAGCCAGCGAACACGCCGATTGCGACGAGAATCGCGGCCGTCAGCAGCGCGACGACGGCAGCCGTCGGCGAAATCGTGACGTTCAGTATCAGTTCGCGGCCGACGGCTTCGGTGACGTTCGCACCTTGCAGGACGGCACCGGCCAACCCGAGGATGCCGACGAAAAAGCCCGCCCGCATCACCGAAATCGCGTTGGCACCGACTGCAGGGGCGAAGGGCGTCGACCCGGAGGACCCGGCACCGATAGCCCACGCCATAAAGAGGCTGGCGGCACCCGCGACGAGGAACGTGGCGACTGTGCCAGCGGCGACCATCTCCACGGCGGTACAGGGAGCACCCCTAAGAACCTGCCGGGACGCTCGTGAAGGTGGTCCTTTCGCGCTCTGTAATCGCGCCCGGAGGATTATATCCGAAGGGGTCACAGCAGTGCGTAAGGGAGATGGGATGGTGTTACAGCGACTGCGACGGCTAGCACGCACCCGCCGGACCGACGACGGTGCGGAGTACGAGTGTACCCAGTGCAACACGGGCTTTCGCGTGCGCCGGCAGGTCTGTCCCGAGTGTGGGGGCTACCGTGTCGAGCGGACCGATTGGAGCGACCGGGCGACGTGACGGCACGGCCGCCGCTGCGGCGATAGACGTCGCCACCGACTACCCCGAGGAAACGACCGTCTTCGTCCTCCCGGACACCGGCGAGCGGTATCTCTCGACAGACCTGTTCGACCGCTATGTCATCCCTCTGCGGTCGCCGCCGGCCGGTCCGGCCCGACCTTCGCGGCGAGCCACGCCCCGACCACAGCACCGGCCTGTGTCACGACCACGGTGAACAGGACGAACAGACCGACCGCGACCGCGACCGCGGCGTACTGGACGGCGTCGAACCATAGTGGTTGCGTGAAGGCTGGAATCGCCCGGAGGAGGTCGACGAACGGCCATACCAGCGGGACGGACGCGACGAGGCCGGTCCGCAGGCCGACCCGGCGGGGCGGAACGTCGGCGTCGACGAACAGCAGACCGCCGAGCAGGCCAGCGAAGACCACCGGGCTGAGACGGAGCGTCGTCCCCGTGGACAGCAAGTATTCGAGGAGTGTGTACGTTCCCGCGAGGCCGCCGGCGACGATGGCGTACCGCCAACCGGTATCCGTTCGCGGGTCCGGAAGGGAGGGCTGGACCATACAATCCGTTGGACACGTATCGACAAAAATTTTGGGAGAACGCCGCAGACTGGCTCGGGCAGGTCGTGTAGGCC
This genomic window contains:
- a CDS encoding DUF5518 domain-containing protein; the encoded protein is MVQPSLPDPRTDTGWRYAIVAGGLAGTYTLLEYLLSTGTTLRLSPVVFAGLLGGLLFVDADVPPRRVGLRTGLVASVPLVWPFVDLLRAIPAFTQPLWFDAVQYAAVAVAVGLFVLFTVVVTQAGAVVGAWLAAKVGPDRPAATAEG